TCGGCTTGTGCTGATTGTAAACCCATGAACGAAAACTCAATATGTTGCATGAAAGAGATATCGTGCTgttgatttcatttttttttttcacattgacCGAGGGGAAATATGAATTGTAGCAAAACGCGTCAGTTCATAGGTCAAACTAAGATATGTGTTGAGGCTCATACGGTTGTATCAAGCTTGTCGGTATGCGTCAGCTATTTTCATAATGATGTCGAAATCCGTCAATATATGCCACAGAAAACTTCGACTTTATTGTCAGCTTAACACCTTGTTGTAAAAAATTGTTCTTTCATCGTGAACAAAATATGATTGGGATCTGTAACCCTTAATTTACATTATGTCAAATGAGAAAGCTTATCAATCGAACGGCAGACGAAAAAGGATGTTTGCTCTTAGCTGATGGGTGTTTATGGAATTGCAatattcactttttttttcttttctaatacGGAACGTGTTATTTGCATCATTTGCATGCGGTTTTATTGTCTGTATAAAATAGTGTTTAAATAGAAGCTCATTGTAGCTTTCTACATATTGATACCCACTGTTGTTATTTTTGGCAGTTTGAAGAGCGATACCGTCATCATCATTTTTATGATGTGTTATGATGTAAAAATACACAGATTCAATATCTTATTCATAAATTTATTATATTAAGTTTGTTATGATATCGCGTGGTTGACGATCTGACCTTTGGACTCGAAATTAGGAGTCAGCACAGCATGATCGGTGGTTTTTCATCGTTTTTGCCAACTTTGAAACGCGTATGAAGCCGGTAAGCAAGTCAAGATGAACACTTCGATAATGCAACGCGGGGCATTTTCACTTGTGGTGTTGTCGTCCACCTTGTTAAGAGACTGTTTCCAGACACGGTCTGTTATTGGATAACGAAACAATTGATGATACAACACAAACAATGCCCCTAACCGTAACAAAATAGTAGAAGCCGTAGGTCATTTGCACCAGTAAGAACAGAGGTCTGAAAGGGATTACCCGGCCCCTTGTTCCCATACTAAGAGAGGGAAAGGAACACTGGGAACCCGGCTGGCACCCGTCAACCCGTTTCATGTCGTTAGTCAGTGTTGTTAATTATACCGGATTGCGCAGGTATGGGATAAATTGGATCAATGAAGTTGAAGTATTGGTCAGGTTTCTTGGCAAGACTGACATAGCAACTGTCCTACATCAGCGGACATCCCTGTATCGATGTTGAAGTAGACTTGTTCGCCTAAGTTTAGTGGAATAAGTTTAGCGAAAACTTGATCaaacatatatttttcaagtGCCAAATGTAGGAGTATAAAGATTTCTGAGTTCCTATGACGCATACTGCGCCTTATTTTTAGCATTTCTATTTTGTTTACTCCTAGTTGCTATGAAAGTTTCTCCTTTTGACACTTTTCAGCTTAATTTTATTGGTCAATTGTAGTTACGCTTAGGGAATCGACGACggcagatattttaatattcaatGTTGGGGAATATTTGTTATGCCAATGTTTTCCTTCAGATATTCGTCTGAAAAAGAGATCTACATACGTGGATATCAATTTTACATACAGGGGTTGTATTAGATAATTTTTCTACCTTTATATAAAGTAAGTAAACAAATAGAGCTCTTTGTGGAAATTGTGAAGATCCCTCAGTGAATATGGTTAGTCATTTCAAATAACCCTTCGATGACTAAAACAAGTGAAAAAGTTCACAATGAGAGATTTGGTTTATAAAGAGGAAGACTTCGTGATATTGTAATTGTCGACTCAGTGATAAAGTTAGGACTTTATATGAATCTTAACAAAAGCAAATCAAACACCGAAAACTGCAAATTTGATTCAGCAAAGTTTTGAGATCAAAACGAAGAAAGATCATTTCTCTTTGTCGTAATGGACATTCCTCACTTACCGAACTGTCCTGTTTTTCATTGCAATCAAACTCTCATGTATAAATCATGTAAACATACAGATATCGTCTTTTAAACGCTCCACAATTTTCTAGTACAATCACTGCTGCGCAGTCTTATTGGGGGAGGGACAGCGACGTCTCAATGACGTCACCGTTTTCACGACAATCATCTCTTCAATTTAtgtaaaataaacaagaaatagAAGAAGCGGCCTTAACATTCctacaaacaaaattaaactgaTTGCAGGACAGTCACCTATCGACTATATGCCTTAAAACGACAATTGTCCGGTCTCCGCACTAACTGATGCCTAAGGATCAAAATTTTTATGCACTTTTTAAACACTAGTGATAAAGAAGCTGACATTGAGGATTAACTGGAATTTGCTGGAAATCTTTTTCAGTGCAAGAATTCAGTTATAGCACAAAAAGTAAATCAAACAGAATCAGCAGCAAAACGACTTTGGACGTTTTCAGAGCGATTCCGTCGGCAGTCACTTCGGTAGTCACATCAGTAGACACTTCAGTAGACACATCGGTAGACACTTCAGTAAACACTTCAGTAGACACATCGGTAGACATATCGGTAGGCACATTAGTAGTAGGCACATCGGCAGACATGAAACTGTTCTTAACTGTTCGGCCATTGAGCGGCTGCACTGGTCGGTAGTTGTCAACTATAGTGTCGTTGCCTTTCATTTTGAGGCTACGTAAAATGTCCATCTGtaaatgagaaataaaaaaaaatactgtcaATTTTTGTTTGTATATTACAATTGCCGTACATAAGAGAATAAGCCTAACGCATAAGCTGGCGACCCTTGTTGGTCAAGGCtaaattttgctaaaaatgaGCAAGTTTCAGTTACTTTCTGTTGTTCTGGGAAGTTAGCAACGAGAACTGTTAGCCgatcaacaaaatgaaaaagagaGGAACGGCCAAGGACGGCAACGGTAGTGTGCAGGGTCGGAAAGTCAGACGAAGAATGTACTGTAGACAAGCAgtttcaacaataataataataataataatcaaaactTTATTAGTTGCGCATGATATAACAAACCCTAAAAACTAGTATAAGTACATTATAAAAAAACCAAGCAGTTTCAACTAACTCTTAGGTTCAACAATTGGTCACGATGAATCGTGCAGGAACATGGATACTGAGCAACCCAGAAACCTTTGCGGAAAATCTCAGTAATATTAGGAAATATAACATGCTAGTGGCCAGGTTTAAGAACCCCAATAAAGGTAGAAGCAACCACATGACAAAGGAGACACTGCGCATCTCACAAACAAATCGCTAAAAAAATGGTCTTTCTCTGGGgttaaatttgcataaatcggCTTGCGTCAACGATGAGTAAAAATGGCCCTCAAAACGACTTTGCGTATTTAACAGACCACGAGAGGTCTTTATTTTGAGAGCAGGCCGATGGATCGCGAAGACTGAGGACTTGAAATGAATTATAAATGAGATTTCACCTGGTCCTGCGATATTTCAACAGATTCGTTGAAGACTGTCCAAGTAACTGCCTCGCTGCAGGGTGGGGTAGTAAGGGAGCCATTGTACCGGAAATATTTTGCTTTGTCGGCGGGTAGAAGAGAATCCAGCGGGAAAGATGCAATGGTTTTGTTCGtgcctaaaaaagaaaaagaatgacGGAACGACTGGTTGGTGATATGACCGTTGAAGGGAAAAAATGGTTCCACAGAGAAAAACTAGCCTATCAACAGGATTATAACTAAGTGGGCTGGCAATGCTTTCATCCGTCTTTCCAACGCTAACATGcagtaataaaaaagaaactcAGCTGAGAGAGACCCTCGGGGGGCCTTCTAAAATTGTATAAGGCGTTTGTGAGGTATTGTCAGAACCTTTTGTTTTACCAGCGCGGAATTAGAACTCGCGTGCAAATTCATGCACTCGAAATAAAAATGTAATTTCCTCATATTTCTTTTCCTGAGGGCGTTATGATTCGACAATGATGAAATGAAGTTTCAAATGCGGAGCACTTGATCGAATTTATTCCAGTTGTTCTTAAATCGAAATGTATCACAATTCTTGTACCGACGTCCTACAGGGAGTGAAAAAATCAGCAATGAGTGCTATAcattcttgtaaaaaaaaaaaattacttctaGGTTTCTTACCTGGTTCTTTTGGTACCTTACTTTCCATCAAAAACTTATCATAGTGAGAATTGAAAGTTCCAATCtacataaaaaaagaaacattaacaAGTAACTAGCAGTGACATTAGTAATGATTGGAAACTTCAATTAATGACACGCTTGCACAAAAGAGCcatgaatcaaaacaaaatgaaactacTTGCATAACATATGGACAAGTATTTTTGTGCTTTTCCTTCCACCGTCAGCTAACATTTTCACAGGTCACCTAGTGACACGTGAGTTCATTGTCATACGCAAATGATAGCCGCGTTCGTTCCTCACGTGGGGTATGGCGGAAATCGAACAGACCGCAATCTTGAATATGATATTTTAGTACAACCAGAATATTTGGTGTTCAGTGGTCATGTGACCAGCCAATACTAGGGCCTTTACCCGTTGCCGAGTTAGGGGAAAGGACCCTGAAAACGAGGTTGAAATGATAACATGTTATTTTAGATAAGGTCCACTATGTATTGATCTCTGGAGGAAACCAAGTCGTGGCtgcaataataaaatatataaaaaatggTTGTCAGTTACCTTAAGAAAAACGCCAAGCACAGCCAGACCATCCAAATGGTTCAAAGATTCGCCTATGGTTGGGTATTTTTCATTGAAGCTGACAAAATGGATCTACAAACAGAAACACATTGTAAGATTTCTCACACACACCCAACTCGAACCCCCTAGGGTACTTGATAAATCCACGTCATCCATGAAACGATTCCAATAACcagtgtaaaaaaaaacatttgtttaTAATGTACGCAAAAAGAGATACTCATCTTTCCTTACGAAACTCTTATATGATTTTATCGATTCCAGTTTCTTTCGTGGAGTCGAGTGGATGCAATGCTAGAGTTCTTTTTGGTTGTAACTGTAGAGTTAACGTTTGAGTTCGGCTTGTTTTTTATGTCAGGGTCAAGtgattttgtcttcttgtggagtATAGTTTGGAAGTTAGGGTTACAAGCGATATTTAAGTGAAGTTGACCCAAACTACAAGGGCACACTTCGTGGCTTTAATTGGAAGTGGCATGTGCGCATCTAATTACGTGCAGTCCTGGACGTATCTGACAGACTTGTCCTGTGCAAGAGATCGACACGAGTGCATTGTACTTACCTCAGCAGGATAAAACATCCCATTCATACCATGTTCAGCTCCCTGTGTGTTGTTAGAACCCCAGTGAAGATGAAACTGTACGGTTGTAAAAGTGCCTGGCAAATTGCCTCCACTCACTTTATAATAATCTGGCGGCAAAGAAACTTTGAGAGTGTGCTTGTTGTTGAAACTCGTGAAATTCTGTGGTGATGCGTATGTGTAGTTGGTCAAGGTGAAGCTTCCCAGAGAGGAGTCGTACTCTGTTGTTTTAGTCAAGATGTCTATAGGGGATTGTTTCCTGCCGGTCTCGCAAATACCACCCCAGTTCTCGGGTCCTGACAAGACAAGAATTAGAAAAGATGCTTTCAAGTTGACTACATTTAAACAAGAACAAAAGTAACTGCTTTGAATCACAAAATGTCCAAGTCCAACAGTAAATCAGTGGCCGAAGTTGAAACAGCCTGGGCATCGCTTCTTGCAAGTTTATTCTTTTCGTGGCGCAAATATGCAGATGAATATCCGAAAGAAAATCGATGGATAGCCCTTTTTCTAAATTAATTTGACAGTGGCTTACCATCTGGTGCATCAACATTGTAACTCCACTCTGAAAGACGAAAAAAAATAGAATCAATTAGCGTCGACcgtgaaaaaataataaatgaataagtCCTACAGTCTTGACGGATTTAAGGCCCATACTACACGCATGCGCTTCAAATCATATCCATGGGCAGCCATGGACAGTTTACCACTCTTATACTGAACAATTCCTTGATCGTTTGTTTATTAAGTTGCTCTCTGCAGTCGGTTAAATGGTGATTGCAAGTGAACTAAAATCTTTCTAATGTCCCTCTTTACTGACGACCAAGCCACAGTCTTTTCTCGGTCAGGCTGGAGTCAAAGCTTATTTGCTTAATTAATTAGTTTCCTTCGTTCTTGGCCAAAGTCCATAAGTACAAATTCTGGTGATTTGAAGGCATCCAAAGCAGTAAGAAAACTTTTACAAGTTATATTAAAGACAATACTCGTTTCCTTTTTGCTATTTATGCAAAGATAAAAGGGAGAATAAGTTCAGTGCCGGATTTGACAACATTTTTTCCGTATTGATTGGTCTATAGCCTTTCTTCGGCTCATCGGGAAGCAATTTCctctcttctgaagtacttgacACAGGTAGCTGCTATTGATGCAAAACCGTCTGTCTCCAGGATAATACCGTAGAGGTAGATACTTTGGAGACacaaaaataaaagcaacagCAAGACCGTTTGTACGCCAAGCAAAGTTAGAAATCCATACTTTTTACTCTAGTCGTTCAAATCGACATGCCTACCTTTGCTAAGTGTAATGGAAATTACAGCAGCAGTTGCAAAtgccacaagcaaaaatttaGCTTTCTGCATCTTAATcacgtttcaaattttcctacaAAAAGAGGAATATAAAATTGTTGAAATGATGAAGCAATCTCAGCACCACAAAAGTGTTACT
The Acropora muricata isolate sample 2 chromosome 3, ASM3666990v1, whole genome shotgun sequence genome window above contains:
- the LOC136911225 gene encoding carbonic anhydrase-like, whose product is MQKAKFLLVAFATAAVISITLSKEWSYNVDAPDGPENWGGICETGRKQSPIDILTKTTEYDSSLGSFTLTNYTYASPQNFTSFNNKHTLKVSLPPDYYKVSGGNLPGTFTTVQFHLHWGSNNTQGAEHGMNGMFYPAEIHFVSFNEKYPTIGESLNHLDGLAVLGVFLKIGTFNSHYDKFLMESKVPKEPGTNKTIASFPLDSLLPADKAKYFRYNGSLTTPPCSEAVTWTVFNESVEISQDQMDILRSLKMKGNDTIVDNYRPVQPLNGRTVKNSFMSADVPTTNVPTDMSTDVSTEVFTEVSTDVSTEVSTDVTTEVTADGIALKTSKVVLLLILFDLLFVL